The Phalacrocorax carbo chromosome 28, bPhaCar2.1, whole genome shotgun sequence genome has a window encoding:
- the PIP5K1A gene encoding phosphatidylinositol 4-phosphate 5-kinase type-1 alpha isoform X3: MAAAGPESGGSSGSSGGLAGSSTFKKSLTPEMPGGSGQPGSQTIKKGHRGVDSTGETTYKKTTSSALKGAIQLGITHTVGSLSTKPERDVLMQDFYVVESIFFPSEGSNLTPAHHYNDFRFKTYAPVAFRYFRELFGIRPDDYLYSLCSEPLIELSNSGASGSLFYVSSDDEFIIKTVQHKEAEFLQKLLPGYYMNLNQNPRTLLPKFYGLYCVQAGGKNIRIVVMNNLLPRSVKMHLKYDLKGSTYKRRASQKEREKVFPTYKDLDFMQDIPDGLFLDSDMYNALCKTLQRDCLVLQSFKIMDYSLLVAIHNIDLAQREHAMADGTSQTDTRRPAAQKALYSTAMESIQGEARRGGTIETDDQMGGIPARNAKGERLLLYIGIIDVLQSYRFVKKLEHSWKALVHDGDTVSVHRPSFYAERFQRFMCNTAFKKIPLKPSPSKKSRSGTTVPRRSCQGGVPSQSHMSCETKAQVTTEVDIEQGSHLGRPDLLPRTLPVDEANSDSIATTLSTSSLGSGGLNSPANRSVGVQVHKADSSAKDLTRAAPGIFLSSGSPGPSIPEHSAELREQLEDLQETEISF; the protein is encoded by the exons gaTCGTCTACATTCAAAAAATCACTCACACCTGAG ATGCCAGGTGGTTCTGGGCAGCCAGGCTCACAGACGATAAAGAAAGGGCACAGAGGAGTGGACTCCACGGGCGAGACTACCTATAAAAAG ACAACATCATCTGCCTTGAAAGGTGCCATTCAGCTGGGCATTACACACACAGTTGGAAGCTTGAGCACCAAACCCGAAAGAGATGTTCTCATGCAAGATTTCTACGTAgtagaaagtattttcttcccaag TGAAGGGAGTAACCTCACCCCAGCTCATCACTACAATGACTTTCGGTTCAAAACCTATGCCCCAGTGGCCTTTCGCTATTTCCGGGAGCTCTTTGGGATCCGACCAGATGACTATCTG TACTCGCTCTGCAGTGAGCCACTCATCGAACTTTCAAACTCTGGGGCCAGCGGATCCCTCTTCTACGTATCCAGTGATGATGAGTTTATCATCAAAACGGTTCAGCACAAAGAGGCTGAGTTCTTAcagaagctgctgcctggctACTACATG AACTTGAACCAGAACCCAAGGACGCTGCTGCCAAAGTTTTACGGTTTGTACTGTGTCCAGGCCGGAGGCAAAAACATTCGCATTGTTGTGATGAACAACCTACTGCCGCGCTCTGTCAAAATGCACCTGAAATATGACCTGAAGGGCTCCACCTACAAACGCCGAGCATCCCAGAAGGAGCGGGAGAAGGTCTTCCCAACGTACAAGGACTTGGATTTTATGCAGGACATCCCCGATGGCCTCTTCTTAGACTCTGACATGTATAACGCTCTGTGCAAAACGTTACAGAGAGACTGTTTG GTCCTGCAGAGCTTCAAAATCATGGATTACAGTTTGCTTGTTGCAATCCATAACATCGATCTGGCACAGAGAGAGCACGCGATGGCAGACGGCACATCGCAGACCGATACGCGGCGGCCCGCTGCCCAGAAGGCCCTCTACTCGACCGCCATGGAATCCATCCAGGGGGAGGCCCGGCGAGGCGGCACCATAGAAACAGATGACCA GATGGGAGGCATTCCAGCCCGCAACGCGAAGGgggagaggctgctgctgtaCATCGGCATCATTGATGTGTTGCAGTCCTACAG ATTTGTCAAGAAGCTGGAGCATTCTTGGAAGGCCCTTGTACACGATGGG GACACGGTATCTGTGCACAGACCCAGCTTCTACGCCGAAAGGTTCCAACGGTTCATGTGCAACACAGCCTTCAAGAAAATACCAC taAAGCCATCCCCTTCTAAGAAGAGCCGGTCTGGCACAACGGTTCCTCGGCGGAGCTGTCAAGGAGGAGTGCCTTCCCAGTCGCACATGTCGTGCGAGACAAAAGCACAAGTAACGACAGAGGTGGATATTGAGCAAG GTTCCCACCTTGGTCGCCCAGATCTCCTGCCCAGGACCCTGCCAGTAGACGAAGCTAACAGCGATTCCATTGCAACAACCCTGTCCACTTCTTCCCTGGGCAGCGGAGGCCTCAACTCGCCTGCAAATAG GTCAGTGGGCGTACAAGTGCATAAAGCTGACAGCTCAGCAAAGGATTTGACTAGAGCAGCTCCCGGCATCTTCCTGTCTAG CGGCTCCCCAGGACCTTCCATACCTGAGCACTCCGCAGAGCTGAGAGAGCAGCTCGAAGACCTGCAAGAGACAGAGATAAGCTTT TGA